Below is a window of Streptomyces sp. NBC_00223 DNA.
CGGTCGGCCCGGAGGCCGTGCTGCGGGCCGAACTCGCCGAGCGGGACGCCTTCGACGGCTTCGACCGCGAGGAGTGGGCACGGGCCCGCGAGGTGATGTTGGAGGCCGCCGCGCTGTACGAGGAGGGCGGGCAGCGCGGGCGGGCCGCCGCCGCGCGGGCCAGGGCGGCGACCGCGCTGGTCGCCGCGAGCGAACGCGACCCGGCGGTGGACTCCTCGTCCGCGCGGAACGAACTCGACGCCGAAATGCGGCTGGCCACGGAGCTGTTGGGGACCGCCGGCGGCATCGAGGACGACCGCTATCTGGCCGTGCTCCAGTGCGACGCGATGGTGACCCGGCACGCGCTGGTCGACGAGCTGCCCGAGCCGTCGGCGGCCGTGCGGGACGCCTTCGACGCCTCCGTGGCCACGCTGCTGCGCGAGTCGGACCGGCTGGGCTCGCTGCCGCGCGCCTCCGCGGCCCGGCAGTACGCCGCCGATGTGGCCGCGCGCACCGGGCGGTTCGAGGCGGCGACCGAGGAACTGACCGCGGCGCTCGACCTGGTGGAGCGGGCCGGGCACCCGTGGCGCGCTCCGCGGCCGCTGGCGCTGCTCGCCCAGATCAAGGTGCAGAGCGGCCACGCGGACGAGGCGGTGCCGCTGATCCACCAGGCGCTGGCGGCCGCCGCGCGCTGGCCGGACGCGTCGCTGTCGCTCGGCCCCTTCCACGCGCTGCTCGGCCACGCCTGCGCGCACTCCGGTGACGCGGCGGGCGCGGTACGGCACCTGTCCGAGGCCGCGGACCGGCTGGACCGGGACGGCAGCGACGAGCACGCGGCGCAGGTCCGCCTGGAACTCGCCGATCTGCTGTCCGGGCAGGGGCGGCAGGCCGACGCGGTGGCCGTGCTGGAGTCGATCGTGCTCGGCGAGACCGGCAAGCTCGACCCGCGGCTCGTCGCCCAGATCCAGCTCAACCTCGCCCGGGGACTTGTCGGGCTCGGCGAACTGCGGGCAGCCGCCGAGGAGTTCCTGCGGCTGGCCGACGTGGTCGAGCAGTGGGACGACGACCGGTACACGCACACCCTCGTGGCGTGCGAGGCGGCGGTCGCACTGGCCAACGCCGGCCGCTGGGACGCCGCGCACACCGCGTACCGGCGGGCCGTCGCCTCGCACGAGCGTGCCGCGCGGCCCGCTCCGGTGGCGAGCATGATGCGGGAGTTCGCCCGGCTCACCATGGCCGAGCGGGAGGCCGAGGGGCTGCCCGACGCGCTGGGGCACCTGGCGGAGGCGGAGGCGCTGTGCGCCCAAGTCCCGCCGGACGTCGAGGACTTCGTGCACTGGTACCAGCGCGGCGCGGTCCACTACCAGCGCTCCCGCGCGTACGCGGCGGCGCAGGAGTACGACAACGCCCTCGCGGAGATGGAACAGGCCATCGCCGTCTACGACACGGGCGGCCGGCCCGGCGAGGAGCCCCGCGCCGAGGCGGTGCGGATCGCGGCGCTCATCGAGGGCAACGCCCTCGGTGACGTCGCCGCGGCGACCGCCCGCCTCACCGCGTCGATCACCCGCTGCGAGGCCGCCGGTTTCCCCGAGGCGGCCGCGGCGCTGGCCTCGGTCCGCGCGACCCTCGCCGCTCCCCGCCCCTCCTGACCCGCGCTCGGCCCGCTCGCCCTCCCGGCGGGCGGGCCGCCGGCCGCGGCGCGGCTATTCGGAGGCGGCGGCCGGGGAGCCGTACTCGCGCAGCGCCCAGGCCACGACCTCCTCCAAGTGGGCGTGGTGCGCGCCCTTCCAGTAGACCCGCTCACACGCGGTGCACCGCGCGAACACGTCGTACGACGCGCGCGTGCCGTCCCGCAGCCGGTCGCGTACCGAGTCCTTGTCCGCGGCTTCGAGCCGCCCGTTGCAGGCGACGCACCGCGTCCAGGGCGCGAGGACGGGCGCGAACCGCCCCAGGACGTCGGCGAGTTGCTCCTCGGGCCGGTCGCTGTAGATGTACGCGCCCGCCCAGATCTCCCGCCGGCGCAGCAGCCCCCGGTCGCGGGTGAGCATCACCCGCCGCTCCTTCGCCGACAGCGCGGCCAGCGCGGGGTCACCGATGTCCTCGTTCTCGTAGGCCGCGTCGACGCCGAGCAGCCGCAACCGCCGTGCCAGCGTGCCCAGATGCACATCGAGCAGAAAGCGCAGTGGCGCGCCCGGCACGTCCTGCGGCCGTTCCACCGCGCGCACCTCGACCGCCTCGCCGGCCGCCGGCACATGCGCGAAGGGCACGTCCCGCCCGTCCACGGCCAGTTGCCCCACTTCGGTGAGCGGGATGCCCAGCGACTCCACGACGTGCCCGAGGGACGACGTGCCGTCGACGGCCACGTCCGTCACCTCGCCGCGCCGGTCCGCGGCCACGAACAGCCGTAGTCCGGCCGGAATTCTGACGGTGATGTGCGCGCGTTTCACCGGCCCAGCATCCCATCCGGCCGGGCGCGGGGACCACGCGGTTTCAGCGGGCCGGCGCGCGCCCGGCGCCGAGGACTTCGCCGACGAACGTCCGGCGCCGGGGCCTGCGCCGACGAGCGCGCGGACCGGCGGAACGTCCTCAGAGGTCGTAGACGACCGTCACCGGCGCGTGGTCCGACCAGCGCAGATCGTGCGCGGCGGCCCGCTCGACCACGGCCCCGGTCGCCCGCTTCGCGAGGTCCGGCGTGGCGACCTGGTAGTCGATCCGCCACCCCGTGTCGTTGTCGAAAGCCCGGCCGCGGTAGGACCACCAGGAGTACGGGCCCGGGACGCCGGGGTGCAGATCGCGTACGACATCGGTCCAGGGCGTGAGCACCTGGGTGAGCCAGGCCCGCTCCTCCGGGAGGAACCCGGCCGACTTCTGGTTGGCCCGCCAGTTCTTGAGGTCGGCCTCCTGGTGGGCGATGTTCCAGTCGCCGCAGACCAGCGCGTGGGTGCCGGCCTCGGCGCTGCGGGCGCGCAGCGTGTCGAGGTGGCCCAGGAACTCGTCCATGAAGCGCAGCTTCTCGTCCTGCCGCTCGGTGCCGACCTCGCCGGAGGGCAGATAGAGGCTGCCGACGGTCACCCCGGGTCCGGCGTCCGGGAGGTCGATCTCCAGATAGCGGCCGGAGGCGTCGAACTCCGCCGAGCCGAAGCCGACCCGCACCGCGGCGGGCGCCCGGCGGGTGAGAACGGACACACCCGCGCGGCCCTTCGCCGTCGCGGGCGCGTGGTACGCGTGCCAGCCGTCGGGGTCGCGCAGCGCCGCGGGAAGCTGATCGGGCTCGGCCCTGACCTCCTGGAGGCAGACCACATCGGCGGCGGTCGCTTCGAGCCAGGGCAGGAAACCCTTCTTGGCGGCGGCCCGCAGACCATTGACATTGGCGGTGGTGACGATAAAGGACACCCTTCGGACGATACCCGGACTGTCCCGTGCCCCCGACGCCCGTCCCCGTCGGCCCCGCCGGCCCTCCCCACCGAGCGGACCGGCCGATCGGACCCCCTCCCGTACACACGTACGATGATCGGGTGGAGATCCGAGAGACGCGCTTCGACGCTCCCGACGCGGTGAAGCTCAACGACATGGTCCAGCAGGAGTACGTGCAGCGGTACGGCGACGGCGACCTGACCGTGATGGACGCGGCGCACTTCGAGCCCCCGCGCGGGCTGTACCTGCTGGCGTACGACGAGGACGGCAGCCCGGTGGCCAGCGGCGGCTGGCGGGCCTGGAACGCCTCGCCGGAGGGCTTCCGGGACGGCGACGCGGAGATCAAGCGGATGTTCGTACTGGCGCATGCCCGTGGCCGGGGGTTCGCCCGGGCGATGCTCGCGCGGCTTGAGGCGAGCGCGGCTGCCGCGGGCCGGACCCGGATGGTGCTGGAGACCGGGCTCAAGCAGCCCGAGGCGATCGCACTGTACGAGTCGAGCGGCTATCTGCCGGTGCCGAAGTTCGGCTACTACCGGCACGAAGAGCTGAGCGTGTGCCTCGGCAAACCGCTGTCGGCCTGATCGGCTCAGCACACGGCCGCACGGTCATACGATCCGACCGGCCGGCGACCATCCGCACGGTCCGACCGTACGATCAGCGCAACGGGACCGACGGCACGGTCACCGTCCGCCGCGGCGCCCGCCGCCGCGCCGCAGATACCGCCCGCACAGCACGCCGACCAGAAACGTGGCCAGCAGCGCCACCCACAGCGGGGTGCTGACCACCGGACCGATCAGCCGGATATCCACATGCCGGGTGTTCTCGAAGATGAACACCAGGGCGAGCACCGTGAGGATCAGTACGACGATCCGTCCCGGCGTCAGCAGATCACGCGCGCTCCGGCCGTCGGCCTTGTCCCTGTCCATCACGCCCACCTGTCTCCGGCTCCGCGGTCGCCCCCGCGTCCATGATCGCCGCACGGGCGGCCCCCGTGGTCGCTGGAGGACTCCGAACGGGTGACGCGCCGCACAGCTCCGCGCGGCGGCGAGCCGGCGGGGGGCTCACGCGCACAGCCCCTCGTACACCGCGAGGACGCTGCGGGCCTGCTGCTCGACCTGGTCGGCCACCGGCACCCACCGGGGGCGGTACGCCCGCTCGTACGCCTCGCACCACGTGTCGACCAGGTGCGTGACGGACGGGACCGCGGCGATCCGGCGGAGCATCGCGGCGGCGCGCAGCGGGACGCGCTGGGCGTAGACCTCGATGCTGGTGACGCGGGCGGTGGTCATGGGCGGCAGGGGCGCGGCGTCGGGCGGGCGGACGGCGGGGTCCCACTCGGCGGTGAGCTGCGGTCCGATGCCGACGAGTTCGCGTACGGTCCGCAGCAGCGCGCGTTCACCTCCGAGGAGTTGGGGGTCGATACGGTTCAACACCCTTGCCACGGTGGGCAGATCTCGGCGCAGCGCGGCGCCCGCCGTACGCAGCGCGTGGTCGGCGTCGGGGTGCGGGGTGGTGTCGGCGATCCGGTCGCAGGCCCACATGGGCACTTCGACGATGGCGGTGACACCGTCGTAGCGCTGGGCGTGCACCCAGGTGGAGTGCGCGCCGTCACCGGCGGCCGGGTCGGACGCGGGCGGCATGACGTAGACCCCGGGACCGGGGCTCGGCCACTGGAAGGCGTCGGAGGAGCCGCTCTCCAGCGGGATGTCGAGTTCGGCCGCGGACTTGCCGATCCGCTCGGGCACGCCGGGTATGTCGCGGGTGAGCTGGACGAAGCTGCCGCCGACGTCGATGCCGTGCAGCGAGCACTGGAGCACCGGCCGCAGCGCGTCGAGCAGGCCGACCAGCGCACGGGTCTCGGGCAGGGCGGCGGCCCGGACGACGCCGTCGTGCGGCAGCCACTCGGGCTGCTCGGCGGCGCACGGCCGAAAGAAGTGCTCGTAGTGGCCACGCAGCGTGTAAGGGCCGTGCAGCCAGGGCTCGTTGAGCGCGGCACCGTCGGGGTCGATGCAGAGCAGGAAGTGCCAGGCGCTGCCGTCGTCCTCGCCGCGTTCGCGGGCGGCGGCGATCTGTCCGGCCAGCCGCAGTACGGTGGCGCCGCCGAGCGCCGCCTCGTTGGCGTGCGGACCTGCCACCACCAGCACGTTCCGCGATCCCTGACCGACCGTCAGCATCATCAGCGGACGACCCGCGCGCGAACTGCCGACTCGCCCCAGCCGACAGATCCCGGGGTATCTCAGGGCCAACAGCCGGGCGCCCTCGGTTACTTCAACCGTCGTCGGATAGTGCTCTCTCGCCACCGCAGTCCCCCTGGCGCCGACACTCTGACCGGCTGCGACCGCGTCACGACACCGAGTCAATCCAGCCAGTAGGTCACGGGCCCCGCCGAGGTGTCAACGGCGCTACGCACATCGGTTTGTCGCGTGCATGATTAATCACGGACGGAGTCGTACCCCGGAGTACGACCGGGCCGCCGGCCGCGCGGTACAGGGGGCCGGGCCCCTCCGTTCGCGCCCGGAACCGGCGGGCGGCGCGGCCGGTCGGTGCGGCCGCCGGGAACACGTACCGGCAGTACGAAGGCGAGGTGGGCGGCGGTGCGGCGTTCGGCCGCCGCCGAGGATCGCCGGGCCGCGGCACGTACGACGCGGCGCCGCCCCCGCCCGCCGCCGCGTCCGCCCGGCCGTGGCGGCGCCGACCACACGTAGACCGCCCGCCTCACAGCTCTCCCGTAAGGACGCTCCGGCGAACGGTGAGCACCGCGCCTCCGGCCGGACGACATACGGCAGATGCCCGAGTCCCCCACCCCTGCCCGCCGCACCCCCCATACGCAGCGTTTCGCCCGGCCGGGGCCGGGTCTGCGTCCCCAGCCCGTGGCGCGTGCGGCGCGCCGGCGGAACGGTCGTGTCATGCCGTCACCCGTCAGCCCACCGCGTGCCCGTGCGGCGCGCCGAGCCCCAGCGGGAAAAGGGCCGCACCCCCAGATCCGTGGGCCCGCACGGCCGCCACCCGTCCAGCTGGATGCGGTTCGGGCCGCGTCCCCAGACGCGCGGGCCCGCGAACCCGCCCGGCGCGGCGCGGCGGTGCTTGTCACGGGGCTGGGCGCCGTCGCCGTCCGCACATCCGTGCGGGGTGCGGCCCGCCTGCGGCGGGCCGATGTTCCCGCCCCGCCCCACCCGTGCGGGTTTCGTACTCAGGTGCGGGTGGCCCCTATGGGG
It encodes the following:
- a CDS encoding Mut7-C RNAse domain-containing protein translates to MKRAHITVRIPAGLRLFVAADRRGEVTDVAVDGTSSLGHVVESLGIPLTEVGQLAVDGRDVPFAHVPAAGEAVEVRAVERPQDVPGAPLRFLLDVHLGTLARRLRLLGVDAAYENEDIGDPALAALSAKERRVMLTRDRGLLRRREIWAGAYIYSDRPEEQLADVLGRFAPVLAPWTRCVACNGRLEAADKDSVRDRLRDGTRASYDVFARCTACERVYWKGAHHAHLEEVVAWALREYGSPAAASE
- a CDS encoding exodeoxyribonuclease III, which codes for MSFIVTTANVNGLRAAAKKGFLPWLEATAADVVCLQEVRAEPDQLPAALRDPDGWHAYHAPATAKGRAGVSVLTRRAPAAVRVGFGSAEFDASGRYLEIDLPDAGPGVTVGSLYLPSGEVGTERQDEKLRFMDEFLGHLDTLRARSAEAGTHALVCGDWNIAHQEADLKNWRANQKSAGFLPEERAWLTQVLTPWTDVVRDLHPGVPGPYSWWSYRGRAFDNDTGWRIDYQVATPDLAKRATGAVVERAAAHDLRWSDHAPVTVVYDL
- a CDS encoding GNAT family N-acetyltransferase, whose translation is MVQQEYVQRYGDGDLTVMDAAHFEPPRGLYLLAYDEDGSPVASGGWRAWNASPEGFRDGDAEIKRMFVLAHARGRGFARAMLARLEASAAAAGRTRMVLETGLKQPEAIALYESSGYLPVPKFGYYRHEELSVCLGKPLSA
- a CDS encoding DUF1049 domain-containing protein, with amino-acid sequence MDRDKADGRSARDLLTPGRIVVLILTVLALVFIFENTRHVDIRLIGPVVSTPLWVALLATFLVGVLCGRYLRRGGGRRGGR
- a CDS encoding M14 family zinc carboxypeptidase; amino-acid sequence: MAREHYPTTVEVTEGARLLALRYPGICRLGRVGSSRAGRPLMMLTVGQGSRNVLVVAGPHANEAALGGATVLRLAGQIAAARERGEDDGSAWHFLLCIDPDGAALNEPWLHGPYTLRGHYEHFFRPCAAEQPEWLPHDGVVRAAALPETRALVGLLDALRPVLQCSLHGIDVGGSFVQLTRDIPGVPERIGKSAAELDIPLESGSSDAFQWPSPGPGVYVMPPASDPAAGDGAHSTWVHAQRYDGVTAIVEVPMWACDRIADTTPHPDADHALRTAGAALRRDLPTVARVLNRIDPQLLGGERALLRTVRELVGIGPQLTAEWDPAVRPPDAAPLPPMTTARVTSIEVYAQRVPLRAAAMLRRIAAVPSVTHLVDTWCEAYERAYRPRWVPVADQVEQQARSVLAVYEGLCA